The following coding sequences lie in one Myxococcus virescens genomic window:
- a CDS encoding sulfite exporter TauE/SafE family protein, with the protein MTVLLLIAVGALAGTLGAMLGIGGGIVLVPALVLGFDIPLEQAIPASLMCVVASSCSAAAGYVHKHLSDIRLGLSLELATVLGAIAGGMVAAMVAPAMVAVVFGLFTLYVALQMLLLRSPRQEPAAMDDYAPANYPLGISGSFVAGGLSSLLGVGGGPLKVPLMAYGMHVPFKVASATSNLMIGVTGAASVAAYALRGHLKLALVSPLVVGVLGGAYVGSRLMPRVPTAVLKRLFAVVLLVVAGQMLWKGGEGLWPSILK; encoded by the coding sequence ATGACGGTCCTACTCCTCATCGCGGTGGGCGCACTCGCGGGTACCTTGGGCGCGATGCTCGGCATCGGAGGCGGAATCGTCCTGGTGCCCGCGCTGGTGCTGGGGTTCGACATTCCCTTGGAGCAAGCCATCCCCGCGAGCCTCATGTGCGTGGTGGCCAGCTCGTGCTCCGCCGCCGCGGGCTATGTGCACAAACACCTGAGTGACATCCGCCTGGGGCTGTCGCTGGAGCTGGCGACGGTGCTGGGCGCCATCGCTGGCGGCATGGTGGCCGCCATGGTGGCGCCGGCGATGGTGGCGGTGGTGTTCGGGCTCTTCACGCTCTACGTGGCGCTGCAGATGTTGCTGCTGCGTTCGCCGCGCCAGGAGCCCGCCGCGATGGACGACTACGCGCCCGCCAACTACCCGCTGGGCATCTCCGGCTCCTTCGTGGCCGGTGGCCTGTCCTCGCTGTTGGGGGTGGGCGGAGGACCGCTCAAGGTGCCGCTGATGGCGTACGGCATGCACGTGCCGTTCAAGGTGGCCAGCGCGACGAGCAACCTGATGATTGGCGTCACGGGCGCCGCGAGCGTTGCCGCGTACGCGTTGAGGGGCCATCTGAAACTGGCGCTGGTGTCACCGTTGGTGGTGGGTGTCCTGGGAGGCGCATATGTGGGCAGTCGGCTGATGCCGAGGGTGCCCACGGCGGTGCTCAAGCGTTTGTTCGCGGTGGTGTTGCTGGTGGTCGCGGGACAGATGCTGTGGAAGGGAGGGGAGGGATTGTGGCCGAGCATCCTGAAGTGA
- a CDS encoding leucyl aminopeptidase — protein MNFSFVSGDATRTSGDLLVIPLFEGELGDSAPSSLSSADGALEGRLRGAATQEGFKGRADQSLVMHTLGRTAPERVLLLGLGNRARFHPEVLRLAAGRAAKTAQRLKVTSVAFALPATESAQDAVRAVVEGVALGVYRFDKYKSSAREEKKGAAKLGKVFLVLPEGTERTREFDDALTLAQRVAEATNWARDLVNEPPNAVTPTVLAEAARQAAKEGGLKATIGGRRDIEKLDMGMFLGVTAGSTEEPRLIHLAYTPKNARDAKQPPLALVGKAVTFDSGGLSLKPTDGMVDMKTDMAGSAAVLGAMKVIAALKPPFPVHAFIGACENMPAGNAYKPGDILTSRLGKTVEITNTDAEGRLVLGDILTWATEHKPAAIIDLATLTGACVVALGNYIVGAFGDHEETVTQVLQAARTAGEEMWRMPISDMQKDALRSEVADMKNSGERWGGSINAAIFLREFVGETPWVHLDIAGPASSPKERGYLSKGGTGVGVRTLVEYVRLRAQTQGTAPVEAAPEPKAGKARPARKRAK, from the coding sequence ATGAACTTCAGCTTCGTCTCCGGCGATGCCACACGGACGAGCGGCGACCTGCTCGTCATTCCCCTCTTCGAGGGCGAGCTGGGAGACAGCGCCCCGTCCTCCCTCTCCTCGGCGGACGGCGCCCTGGAAGGACGCCTGCGCGGCGCCGCCACCCAGGAGGGCTTCAAGGGACGCGCGGACCAGAGCCTGGTGATGCACACCCTGGGGCGCACGGCGCCCGAGCGCGTGCTGCTGCTGGGCCTGGGAAACCGCGCCCGCTTCCACCCGGAAGTGCTGCGGCTGGCCGCCGGCCGCGCCGCGAAGACGGCGCAGCGGCTCAAGGTCACCTCGGTGGCGTTCGCCTTGCCGGCCACCGAGTCCGCGCAGGACGCGGTGCGCGCCGTGGTGGAAGGCGTGGCGCTGGGCGTCTACCGCTTCGACAAGTACAAGTCCTCCGCGCGCGAGGAGAAGAAGGGCGCCGCGAAGCTGGGCAAGGTGTTCCTGGTGCTCCCCGAGGGCACGGAGCGCACGCGCGAGTTCGATGACGCGCTGACGCTGGCGCAGCGCGTCGCGGAGGCGACCAACTGGGCCCGTGACCTCGTCAACGAGCCGCCCAACGCGGTGACGCCCACGGTGCTGGCCGAGGCCGCGCGTCAGGCCGCGAAGGAAGGCGGGCTGAAGGCCACCATCGGCGGCCGCCGCGACATCGAGAAGCTCGACATGGGCATGTTCCTCGGTGTCACCGCGGGGAGCACCGAGGAGCCTCGCCTCATCCACCTGGCGTACACGCCCAAGAACGCGCGTGACGCCAAGCAGCCGCCGCTGGCGCTGGTGGGCAAGGCCGTCACCTTCGACTCGGGCGGACTGTCGCTCAAGCCGACGGACGGCATGGTGGACATGAAGACGGACATGGCGGGCTCGGCCGCGGTGCTGGGCGCCATGAAGGTCATCGCCGCGCTCAAGCCGCCCTTCCCCGTGCACGCCTTCATCGGCGCGTGCGAGAACATGCCGGCCGGCAACGCCTACAAGCCGGGTGACATCCTCACCTCGCGCCTGGGCAAGACGGTGGAGATCACCAACACGGACGCGGAAGGCCGCCTGGTGCTGGGCGACATCCTGACGTGGGCCACCGAGCACAAGCCGGCCGCCATCATCGACCTGGCCACGCTCACGGGCGCCTGCGTCGTCGCGCTGGGCAACTACATCGTCGGCGCCTTCGGCGACCACGAGGAGACGGTGACGCAGGTGCTCCAGGCCGCGCGCACCGCGGGCGAGGAGATGTGGCGCATGCCCATCAGCGACATGCAGAAGGACGCCCTGCGCTCCGAGGTCGCCGACATGAAGAACTCCGGCGAGCGCTGGGGTGGCTCCATCAACGCCGCCATCTTCCTCCGCGAGTTCGTGGGCGAGACGCCGTGGGTGCACCTGGACATCGCGGGTCCGGCGAGCAGCCCCAAGGAGCGTGGCTACCTGAGCAAGGGTGGCACCGGCGTGGGCGTGCGCACCCTGGTGGAGTACGTCCGCCTGCGCGCGCAGACGCAGGGCACCGCGCCCGTTGAAGCGGCGCCCGAGCCCAAGGCCGGCAAGGCCAGACCGGCCCGGAAGCGCGCGAAGTAG